In the Nocardioides panaciterrulae genome, CCCAGCACGTGGTCGACGTCGTCGGGCTGGGGGTGCCCGAGTTCGCGCACCGCCTGGTGCAGCGCGCTGGACAGCGGCCGCCGCAGCCCCTGGTCGGGGCGGGCCTCGAGCTTGCCGGTGCCCCACCGCCGGCGGACCGCCGAGGACCGCAGCGCGTTGAGCAGCACGGTCTTGCCGACCCCGCGCAGCCCGGTCAGCACCAGGCTGCGCTCGGGCCGCCCGCGGGCGACCCGCTCCAGCACGATGTCGAAGGCCGCGAGCTGCTCGTCACGACCGGCCAGCTCGGGCGGGCGCTGGCCGGCGCCGGGCGCGTAGGGGTTCCGGATCGGGTCCACGCGAGGACCGTATCGGCGTCTCTAGCGATCGCCGTAGATTTCGCAAGCGTGGCGTAGAGGTAGCAGCCGACGGGATAGTCCGTGACGATCGGGCCCCTCGGCGGCCCTCCTGAGGGCCCGAACGTCACGGACTACCCGCCACGGGGGTCGGCTCAGGCACCGCGGCGGGCGCGCACCGGCTGGGTCACCGCCACGTCGTACGCCCGGTCCAGCCCGGCCCGCAGCATCGCGATCAGCTCCGGCACCTCGTCGACCTCGAGCCGGAACGAGCCGGCGCAGGCGTTGTCCCGCCACAGCGACAGCACGACCAGGCCCGCCTCGTGGTGCCACGAGACGCGCAGCGCGCGGTCGGCTCCGCGGGCGTCGAGGAAGATCGAGCCCGCCTCCGGCAGCGGACGGGTGATGGTCACCGTCACATCATGCTCCGTGGGGCCCATGACCACCAGCGGTTCGTGAGGACCGGCCCCGGCGGCCCGACCCGCGCCTAGACTGGCCGGCGTGCCCGAGCTGCCCGAGGTGGAAGCGCTGGCCCTCGACCTACGGGGCCGGCTGCGGGACCACGCGATCGCGCAGGTCCAGCTGGCCGCGTTCAGCGCGCTGAAGACCTTCGACCCGCCGATCTCGGCGCTCGAGGGCACGCTGGTCGACGACGTCACCCGGCACGGGAAGTTCCTCGACATCGACGCCTCCGGCCTGCACCTGGTGCTGCACCTGGCCCGGGCCGGCTGGGTGCGCTGGCGCGACGAGCTGCCGACCACCCCGCCGCGGCCCAGCAACAAGTCCCCGCTGGCGGCGCGGGTGGTGCTCGAGGACCGGTCCGGGCTGGACATCACCGAGGCCGGCACCCGCAAGAGCCTGGCCATGTACGTCGTGCGCGACCCCCTCGACGTGCCCGGCATCGCCACCCTCGGGCCGGACCCGCTCACCGACGACTTCACCCTCGAGATGCTGCGCGAGATCCTCCAGCGCGAGGGCCGCAAGCAGATCAAGGGCGTGCTGCGACACCAGGGCACCATCGCGGGGATCGGCAACGCCTACTCCGACGAGCTGCTGCACGCAGCCCGGATGTCGCCGTTCAAGCCCGCGAACAGCCTCGACGAGACCGAGCTGCAGACGTTGTACGCCGCGATCCGCGACGTGCTCGGGGCCGCGGTGGACCGCTCCCGCGGCCTCGCGGCCAGCGAGCTCAAGGGCGAGAAGAAGTCCCACCTCGCCGTGCACGGCCGCACCGGCCAGCCCTGTCCGGTCTGCGGGGACACGGTCCGCGAGGTGTCGTTCGCGGACTCCAGCCTGCAGTACTGCCCCACCTGTCAGACCGGCGGCAAGCCGCTCGCCGACCGCCGCCTGTCCCGGCTGCTGAAGTAGCCGCTCAGGCCGTCGGGGTCCCGGACGCCGGCCGGACCTGCACGGTGCTCGCCACCAGCTTCGGCACGCCGGTGCGGAGACGGGCGGCGGCCTCGACCGCCACCTCGTCGGCCTCCCGCAGCGACAGGTCGGACGCCACCGCGATGGTCGCCTCCGCCCGCACCCGGTGGCCGACCCAGCGCAGCCGCAGGTCGGGCACCGCCACCACCCCCGGGGTCCCGGCGAGGACGTCCTCGGCCCGGTCGGCCAGCTCCGGCTCGACCGCGTCCATCAACCGGCGGTAGATGTCGCGCGCGGCGCCGCGCAGCACCGCCACGATCGCGACCGTGATCAGGACGCCGACCAACGGGTCCGCCCAGTCCCACCCGGCCAGCGCACCGAGCGCGCCGAGCACCACCGCGAGCGAGGTGAACCCGTCGGTGCGCGCGTGCACGCCGTCGGCCTCGAGGGCGGCCGAGCCGATCTTCCGGCCGACGCGGATGCGGTAGGCCGCCACTGCCTCGTTGCCCGCGAACCCCACCAGTCCGGCCACCATCACCACCCAGGGGTCGGCCAGCGGCTGGGGGTCGGCCAGCCGGCGCAGGGACTCCCAGCCGGCCAACACGGCCGAGAGCGCGATCATCGCGACGATGAACACCCCGGCCAGGTCCTCGGCTCGCCCGTAGCCGTAGGTGTAGCGGCGGTTCGCGGACCGGCCGGCGAGCACGAAGGCGACCCAGAGGGGTACGGCGGTCAGCGCGTCCGCGACGTTGTGGATCGTGTCCGCGAGCAGCGCGACGGACCCGGTGAGCCCGAACAGCACCGCCTGCAGGATCGCCGTGACTCCGAGCACCACCAGGCTGGTCCGGACCGCGCGGATCCCCTCGGCGCTGCCCTCCAGCGCGTCGTCGACCGCGTCGGCGCTGTCGTGGCTGTGCCCGCCGAAGAGCTCCCGGAGGTGACCGAGCAGTCCGTGCCCGTGCTGATGTCCGTGCTCATGTCCGTGGCCCCCGCCCTCGTCGTGGGCATGGACGTGGTCGTGTTCGTGGTCGTGGTGGGGGTCGCTCCGAAGCACGCACCGCATTCAACACATGCAGATGTGTTCATGCAACTACACTGGTCGGCATGGGGCACAGCCGAGACGACGTACCGAGGCGTCTCGACGCGGCGGTCGCCCGGCAGGTCGCGACCACGCTGCAGGCGCTGGCCACCCCGAGCCGGGTGCTGATCCTCTCGACGCTGCGGGGTGGTCCCTGCACCGTCCGGGAGATCACCGAGGCCGTGGGCATGGCCCAGCCCGCGGTGTCGCACCAGCTGCGGCTGCTGCGCAACCTCGGGCTGGTCGTCGGCGACCGCCACGGACGCCACGTCGTCTACCAGCTGCACGACGACCACGTCGCGGAGCTCATCGACCAGGCGGTCCACCACGCCGAGCACGTGAGACTCGGGTCCGTGGACCGCTCCCGCGTCGGGGGCCCACCGCCGGTGCCCTGAGCCCGGATCGACCTCGCAGACACCCCGGGGAGCCGGGGAGAGCCAGGAGAGAAACATGCACCAGATCCCGACCGTCAGCGTCGACGGCGTCCCGGACCCGCTACCGCCGGGGCTGGTGGTGCTCGACGTGCGCGAGCCGGTGGAGTGGGAGCACGGCCACATCGACGGCGCCCTGCACATCCCGCTGATGCAGCTCCCGCAGCGCTTCTCCGAGCTGCCCGAGGGCCAGGCGCTCGTGGTCTGCAAGATCGGCGGCCGCTCGGCGCAGGCCGTCGGCTACCTGGTCCAGCAGGGCATCGACGCGGTGAACCTCGACGGCGGGATGATCGGCTGGGCCGAGGCCGGCCGGGCGATGGTCAGCGAGACCGGCCAGCGGCCGCACGTGGTCTGACCGGGTGAGTCCCATCTGAGGTTGAGCCGCGGGGCGGCGGTTTGCCGGTTTGTCGGATCTGCCGATGGGCGTTGTCCGCCCGTTCGGAACCCGGGCAGGCAGACTGCGTCCTATGGGCATGGCCGCGTCTGTGCGAATGGGCCTCGCCGTACTCGCCTGCGGCACCGTCAGTGCCTGCGCAGGCGACCCGAGCGGTGGCGTCGAGTGTGAGCGGTCCGACCCCGTCGCCAGCGCTCCCACCTGGGATCGCCTGAAGGACGCAATGTTGGGGTATACGGGGCGAGGCCGGGTCGTATCGGTGCGGACGCAAGCGCGAGGCGCCAGCGCCCGCGACGCCCTCCACGTGAGCGACCGGCATGTCCGCCGCGTGGTGGACCTGCTGAACCGCAACGGCCGACGTCTGGTTCAAGTCAAGGTGACGCGGACCGACGCCGGGGTCTGGCGTGCTGAGGTCCTGAGCCAGTGCACCGACTGACTGCCACCTCCGGGACGACAGGCGAGAGACGCCCGCATGCCGCGGTCCGGGGTGTAGGTCGATGCCGCCTGATGTCCTACCTTGCTGAGGTGGCGCAAGATCGTTCGTTCGAGGAATCCGCGCTGGTCCTGGGTCGCGACCTGCGCGCCGACGGATACCGCGACCTGGCCGCCGCGCTCCTCGAGGTCGTGCCGGAGACCGGCACGGTGAGGGATGACGCACACCGCGCCCTTGTGGCCGAGCGGCTCCACGGGATCTCTGCGGCTGACCACGTGCCCTCGCGATTCCGAGAGAGGGCTACGCAATTGGCCAGCCTGGCCAGCGCGGACGCCACCATTCGACACGGCCGTACCGGCACCGTGTGGATTGCCTGGGAAGGCCGTGACAGCGACAACGCCGAAGACCCCGTAGGCGAGCACGGCCCGCAGCCCGGCTACTGGGTGTCCTGGCAGTCCGACCGCGGGCAAGTCGACTGGTGCGAAGACGGCCCCTACTGCGCCGATCTCCGCGATGCCCTCGCATGGGCCCGCGCCCGCACCGACGCGGTCATCGTTCGCCCAGCCTGGGACGAGAACACCCACTACTGGGCCGGCCGGGGCCACGACCGGCGGAACCTTCCGCCTTTGGATGAGTCGCGCGCCTGACCGGCTCGATTCCGGGGGCGCCTTGTCATCCACAGACGGGATACTTTTCGCATGACGTCGCTGGGACAGGTTCGGTTCTGGCGCGACGCGGACGGGTGGGGAGTCATCGACTCGGACGCCACGCCAGGTGGCTGCTGGGCGCACTTCTCGTCTGTCCTCGTCGCGGGCTACAAGAGCCTGCGGACGGGGCAGCGCGTGAGGTTTGCCTTCGAGACTGCGGAACAGGACGGCTACGCGTTCCGGACAGTCGAGGCATGGCCGGCCGACCAGGCGCCGGTCCGCACCACCCAGGAGGCTTCCGGTCCGTCCGCGGCCTACCGCTCCACCTTGACCCTCGCCTTCGACGACGAGGATGAAGGCAGCAGCTGACCCCTGACCGCCTGGTCGGCGTCCAGTCACCGCGAGGAGGGCTGAGCGTTGCCCTGCGCGTCTCGGCTGTCCCTGTTCGTGCGCTGCTGGCCCCGTCGCCCCGATGCTTCGGCTTCGGGACCGCTTTCGGTTTGGGGCGTTCACCGCTCGGTGGCGATGTTCAGCACGCATGATGTGCGACGTGCGTTTGACCTCTGGGGCCTGGCTCGTCGTTGCGGCGCTGCTGCTCGCTGGCGGCGTCACCGGCTGTGCGGAGGACACTGCCGAACCCCTGAGGCTCCAGGGCAACGGCGGCATGGTCGTCGACCCGGTCGACACGGGCGTTTGGTTCAGAACCTCCGGCTGCTTGGCGAAGGGCAGCAATCCGCTCGACGTGATGGTCACCGGCGTCACGACATCGCCGCGCAACGGACACGTGGCGACGCTGGCCACGTGGAACGATGACTCGCCCGTGGTGCTCGCAAAGCCCGGTCGACCACCCGCCGCGTACGAGCCGGTCACGGCGACAAGCCACACTGGGGGCACCCTTGCTGGCTGCTCGCTCGACATCGCCGTCGTCCTGTCGCCCGACTCAGCACCGGTCGTTGTCCGAACGGTCACCGTGCACTACGAGGTCGACGGAGAGGCGCGCTCGGCACGAACCGCTCTCGACGCCGTCCTGTGCCCAGCAGGGACTCATGCGAGCGGACGTGGCGAGGGATGCGATGACTCGTGAGTCCCAGTGGAGTCACCCGCGCGTGCCATATGAGCGAACTTCGCGGCCCTCGGACTCGTGCAGGTCGAAGCAGGGCACGAGTAGCCTGCCCTGGTGACGACGGATGCGCACCGAGAGGTCGCGGAAGCCGCGTGGATGTGGGTCCTCGATCATGTCCGCGAGGAGGAGGGGCCGTGGCTCCCCGTGTCCGTGACCGACGGTTGGCAGGACGCGGGGCCGGCGGCGGACCGCGACTGCCTGTACGCCGGGATCGCGGGGCTCGCTCCGGTGCTGAGCGAGATCGCGCAGTCCCGGCCACTGACCGTCGCCGAGCGACGACTCGCCGTGCGGATCGTCGATCGGCTCTCGGCCAAGGCTGCGACGAGAACTGAGGCCTCGCTGTACGACGGGCTGGCTGGTGACGCGACGGCCCTGCGGATGCTTGCGCCGGCGCACGCCCCTATCGCCCTGCACCGGCTGGCGGAGCTGATGACCCTCGACGGCTGGGTTACGACGCTAATCGAAGACGCACCGGAGCGGTTCCTGACCGACGTGGTCACGGGCACCGCCGGGGTGGTGATGGCGGCGACCTGGGTGGGCGGTGACGAGGCGGAGTCCATCGCGCTCACTGGGTGCGACGCGTTGCTCGAGGCGGCGGACCGGACCGTGGGCCTGGACTGGGGGTCGTGGCCGGGAGCACCCTCCCGAGGACCGAACTACTCGCACGGCACGGCCGGCATCGCCAGCGCACTGGCCGTTGCGGGTGCGACCTATGGGCGAGCGGATCTGGTGGAGGCGGCCGTGCTGGGGGCAAAGCACCTGCTGGCCGTCGGGAGGTTGGACGACGGAGGCTTCGTCGTTCCGCACACCATCCCGCCGTCCAAGCGTGAGGTTGAGCCGACCACCTACAACTGGTGCCACGGGCCGACAGGAACGTCCCACCTCTTCGCGGCGCTCGCGCACGCCGGCGTCACCGAGGTGAACGGCCTCGGGGTCCACGACCTGCGTCGGCGGTGCCTCCGGTCCGTCCTCGACTCCGGCGTCCCGCAACGGCTGCGCCCGGGCTTCTGGGACAACGACGGGCGGTGCTGCGGCACGGCCGGTGTCGGCGACGTACTGCTCGACGCGGCGCAGGACGCGCCGGACGCCGTGGACGCGGCCGCGTTACTGGCCGCGGCCAGGGCGATGGGCGACGCCCTGGTTGAACGCTCGATCCGGGTCGGGGATCGGTCGTTCTGGAGGTTCGTCGAGCACCGTCACGAACCGCCGCTGCTTCCACCGGGCACGTCGTGGATGCAGGGTGCTGCGGGCATCGCAGCGTTCCTTTTCCGCCTGGCGCGGGTCATCGACAACGGGCTGGACGCCCCGGTCATCGATCGACCGGACGAGTGGTGGGCAGTCCCAGCCGGGGTGCGCTGCAGCTCGGCGCCGGCCGGGTTCCTCGACGCGTTCTAGTGCGGCGGAGCGCCGTTCGAACGCCCTCATCTGCCGCTGAGCGTGACCACGAGCCGATCCCATCGGGCGTTCCGCATGCCGATCCGCACGACAGACCTGGACGGTTCCCGGTTCGCGGCGACGCTCGGGGCCGCGCCCGCATTCGATCGTGCGCGAAAGGGCCCCGTGACTAGCTGCGAGCGCCGCCGGTCGGCTCAGAACTCCGACATCTTGTCCCAGCCCTCGCGATCCGGGAGGTCGATGTAGAGGATGTCGGGGCGTTCGGCGATGTACTGCTTCGCGCTGCCGTCGACCCCCTGCTGGAAGTGCTCCGAGTTGACATGCGCTTCGCCGGCCGCTGCGTCATCGAAGGCCTCGATCGTCAGAATCGTGTCGGGGTCGTCGACGCTGCGGTAGTGCTCGTAGAACTTGTTGCCGGGCTCGGCGCGCGTCGCGTCGGTGTAGGTCTGGCTGGCCGCGAGGTAGGCGTCCGCGGTGCCGGGCTTGAGCTTCTTCTTCACGGTGATGTAGATCAAGACGTTCTCCTCGGTTGGGGTGCGCCGGCAGGTCCGGGGTCCGCCTGCCCTGACTCGCACTCTGGCACGGTTGCCGCCCCTAGGGCTGGCCCCACCCAGGACTTACCGGTCACCCGGTCAACTGGCTTCTGCCTGAGCGTGAAGTCGGTGTCCCGCTCGCCGATCAGCTCTCGGGACGCTCCGAGGCTAGGGAGAAGTGCACGCTCATGCGGCGATCCGGGCGGCCGTTCATGCCGAGTTCAGGGCGGACCGAGTGTCAGCGGTGGAGCAGCCACCATTTCCTGAGTGAAACGGTGGCTAGGTCCCCGCCGACCGTGCTCGAGACGAGCCAGAGGTGACTCAGCCACCGGATCGATCGACGAAACGGTGGCTGGTTCACCGCGCGGATCTCAAGGTGGCCGGGGTCACGCCGCCAGGCGCCGGGCCGACCGAGGTCTCCTGACCACGATCCGCCCGACGTCGCCGACGGCCGCCGCGGAGGGCGTCAGTTGGAGCTGGCGCCGCCGGAGGGGTTGCCACCGTCCGTGCTGGCACCGGAGGGGGCCGCCGGGGCACAGGTCTGGGAGGCGTAGCCGAGGAACTGCTGGACCTCGGCCTTCTCCGTCGAGCTAAGCTTGACCTGGCCCATCTTCTGCAGGTCCTTCGCGGTGGCCTTCGGGTCGATCTTGCCGAGCACCCCGACGTAGACGTCGAAGCCCTTCTTGGCCTCGGCCGGGGCGTCCGAGGGCGTGCCGGCCTGCTTGAGGGTGTCGACGAAGTTCGCCACGTCCTGCCCGTTCTGGATGCTCGCGCCCGAGGACAGCGCGGTGCACAGGCTCTGCGCGGAGCCGGCGCCGGCGGAGGCCGAGGTGGAGGCGCTGCTGGGGGTCTCGGAGGCGGATCCCGACGCGCTGTCGGCCGAGTTGTTGCCCCCGCAGCCGACAGCGAGGCCGCCGACCGTGAGCAGGGTGGCGGCGATCAGGGCGTGCTTCATGAGGTGGGTCCCCTCCTGGGAGTCAATGCGTACAAGTCGCCCACGATGACAGGCGAACCTGACGGCAACCTGAGCGGGGACCACGGACCGGACACCGGTGTGACGGGCGTGACGCGAAGCGAGCCGGACGCGGCCGGACGCTGGCCCGGCCGCTGCGCCGCCGCCGAGCCGCGGGGGTCCGCCTCACCCCCCGGCCGGACCCGGCCGGGCGAACCCCGCGGGCGTCGGCACCTCCAGCGCCCGGCCCAGCCGGCGCAGGTACGCCGTCCGGCTGATCTCGACCACCCCCAGGCTGGCCAGGTGGGGGGTCTGCCACTGCACGTCGAGCACCCGGTCCCCGGCGTGCTCGTCGCGGAGCAGCCCGACCAGGCCGACCAGCGCCACCTTGGAGGCGTCCCGCACCCGGTGGAACATCGACTCGCCCGCGAACAGCCCGCCGAGGGCCACGCCGTACAACCCGCCGACCAGCCGGCCGTCCTGCCACGCCTCGACCGAGTGCGCCCAGCCGAGCTCGTGCAGCCGCCGGTAGGCCCGGCGGATGTCGTGGTCGATCCACCCCGACTCCCGGGTGGGGTCGGCGCAGCCGGCCACGACCTCGTCGAAGGCGGTGTCCACGCGGATCTCGAAGTCCCGCAGCGCCCGGCGCAGCGAGCGGGACACCACCAGCCCGTCCAGCGGCAGCACCCCGCGGCGCACCGGGCAGAACCAGTACGCCGGGTCGCCCGGCGTCCCCGACGGCATCGGGAAGAGCCCGCGCCGATAGGCCGCGAGCAGCGTCCCGGGCTCGAGGTCGGCGCCGATCGCGACCAGGTCGTCGAGCGGGTCGTAGTCGGTGGGGTCGCCGAAGGACCATGCGGACGCCGGCGGTTCGACGGGGGTGCGCACGCGTCCACGGTAGTGCGCAGCCGGGGCTCTCCTACGATCGTGACCATGAGCGTCTCCGGCAACATCGGGAAGCGGCTGGCGCCGCACCTCACCAAGACCGTCCCCGGCCTGACCACGAGCTTCGTCCGGGAGGCGCTGCACCGCGCCATCGCCGGGGTGGGGCCGCTGCCGCCCGCGGCCGCGGCCGCCGACAAGCAGCTCGCGGAGCAGCGCGGCGACCGCCAGCGCGCGGTCCACGAGGTGATCGAGAACCATGTGCGGTACGCCGGGGTGCAGGGCTTCGCCACGAACCTCGGCGGCGTGGTGACCGCGGCGTTCGCGATGCCGGCCAACATCGCGGGCGTGGCGATGCTGCAGTGCCGGATGATCGCGGGCATCGGCCACCTGCGCGGCTACGACCTCGACGACCCGCGCACCCGCAACGCGCTGCTGGCCTGCCTGCTCGGCGAGGACCAGGTCGACCAGCTGGTGCGCAAGCGGCGGCTGCCGGCGCCGCCGATGGCGATCGCCACCGCCCCGACCCACGACCCCGACCTCGACCTGCTGATCTCCGCCGAGGTCGCGGGCGAGCTGATCCGGCGGGTCGCCGGCAAGCGGCTGGCGACGACGGTCGGTCGCCGGGTGCCGGTGGTCGGCGGCGTCGTGGGCGCGGGCGTGGATGGCTACGCGACGTGGCGGATCGGCCGCTACGCCGACCGCGAGCTCCTGCCCCGCGCCATCCGGTAGGCCCGCAGCAGCAGCCGCCCGGCCCGGCCGTCCTCCAGGCGGCGCACCAGCTTCTCCCGCAGCCGGTACGACGGCCGCAGGTAGGCCCGGTCCAGCGCCTGCCGGGTCTCGTGCAGCTCCCCGGCGAGCCGCGCCTCGGCCTGCCGCAGCCGGGCGTTGTCCAGCAGCAGCGCGGTGATCGCGTCCACGGCCGCCCCCGCGACCTGCTTCTCCCGCGGGTGGTCGGGGTCGGCGAACCGCGGCCGCACCGGGGCCCCGGTCAGGTCGGCCAGGTCGCCGACCACGTCGTACTCCCGCTCCTTGATCTCCGCGGCCCACGCCGCGGCCAGCTCCTGCGCCCACGGGTGCACGTCCGGCGGGAGGGCCAGCCGGGGCGAGCCGGTGCGCCGCGACAGGGTCTGGTGGGCGAGCAGCTCGCGGACCAGCGGCCGGTAGGCCGGCGGGTCGAGGTCCTTGATCACGGCCTGGTTGACGCGGCGCAGCAGCGCGGTCTCGGGGACCCCCAGCGAGGGGTTGGCCCGCATCGGCTCGAGGTCCAGGTCGAGGCCCTCCAGGCCCAGCGCCCGGCTGAACCGCTGCCACAGCAGCGCCCGGGGCCCACCGGGCGGCGGCACGGTGACCACGTGCAGCCGGTGCGGCGGCAGGTCGTGGCCCCAGCGGTCGAGGATGTCCGGCACCTCCTGCACGCCCCAGAACCAGGTGGCGATCGCGCCCTCCCGGCGCGGGTCGCGGATCTGCTCGAGGAACCGCGCGTAGCTCAGCGTGCGGCGGTGCTTGACGTTCTCCTGCCACTCCGCCGGGATCTGGCGGACCAGGTCGCGCACCGAGAGCACGACGTGGATCTCCACGCCCTCGCCGTGCCCCAGCGAGGCCAGCGCGCGGCCCACCTGCGCCCGCGAGGCGGTGGCGAGGATCTCGTGGCTGATGATCGCGGTGCCGGGCCACCGGCGCACCTGCTCGGCCAGCGCGTCCCAGGCGCCGACCGCCTCCTGCTCCAGGCCGCCCCAGGGCAGCCGCATCAGGTCCAGCGCGGCCAGGAAGTGCGCGTCGAACCGGTCCGCGGGATAGCGGATGCCGTGCCCCTCCAGCACCTCGCGGTTGCGGAACAGCACGTCCTGGAGGTACGACGTGCCGGTCTTCGGCGTGCCCACGTGCAGCAGCACCCGCTTGCTCACCGGGCCGTCACCTCATCGTCGTCCGAGTCCTCCTCGAGCAGCAGCCGCAGCGCCAGCGACAGCACCCCGGCCTCCGTCGGCCCGGCCACCCCCCCGCGCTCGCGCGGCAGCAGCGCGTCCGGGTCGCCGTGCACAGCGTAGCCAGCACGCAGCAGCCCGTCGCGCATCCGCACGGCCCGGTCGTGCACCCACGTGGCGTGACGTGCGGGCACCCCGACCGCCGGCCCCGGCTCCGCGGCCAGCCGCGGCCGCAGGGCCCGGCGCAGCAGCGCCTCGCGCTCCGCGGGCGGCACCAGCAGCCCCAGCCCGGCGGCCACCCGGCGCGCCAGGTCGGCGCCCTCGGCGGACATCTCCGCCCGGGCGACGCTCACCCGCCGGGCCCCGAGCAGGCGGGGTGCGGCGGCCGGGTCGAGCACGACCGTGACCCGGTCCCGGCCGGTCCGCGCCGCGGCGGCCCGGGCCAGTGCGGGCAGGTCGGCCCGGGGCGGCAGCTCGTCGCGGCGCACCAGCCCGTCCAGCCAGCGCCGCCACCCGGGCCCGCCCTGCCCGAAGCAGCGGTGGGTCCAGGCGTCGGCAAGCATCAGGCCAAGGTCGGTGCCGAGCACCAGCACCGGCGCCCGACGTCCGCCCGGCGGCCGGCCGCGGCGGACCAGCTCGGTGCGCAGCGGCACGGTGAGGGCGGGGTCGCCGCGCAGCCGGTAGCGGGTGCGCCACGGGCGCACCCAGCCCGGCGCGGGGGCCGGCGGCGCGCCGCCCGCGGGCCCGCCGGCCCGCCCCACCAGGTCCTCGGCCACCAGCAGGGCGGCCACCCGGAGCAGCTCGTCCTCGCCCAGGTCGGCGGGGTCGACCGGTGGCGGCCCGAACCGGGGTCGCTCGACCGAGCCCGCCAGCTCGAGGTCGGGCCGTCCGCGCCCGGGCGCGGACGCGGCCAGCACCCGCTCGACCAGGTGCGGCGAGGGGGCACCGGCGGCGTTGAGCCGGCGCAGCAGCTCCAGCTGCTGGGCGCCGGGCAGGTAGCGGCCGCCGGCGGGGCCGGCGCCGGTCCAGTCCCGCCACGGGGTGGTCCCGCCGTCCGCCAGGTGGGCGGCCCAACCCCAGGCCCGGCGTACGCCGGGGGTGTCCTCGCCGGGGCCGGTCATCGGCGGGCCGCCGGGGGGACGCGGCCGCGCCCGGTCACGACTGCCGCAGGCGCTGCGCCTGCGCCCGCATCCGCCGCACCAGCTGCCGCTCGGGGTCGGGCCGGCTGGCGGCCTCCTGGGTCATCGCGGCCAGCGCGTCGAGCGCGGCCCGCAGCTGCTTCTTCGCCGCCACCCGGTCGGGGTTGCGCCAGCGCTCGGTCTCCGCGGGGCGCACCGGCCGCAGGTCCTCGAGGTCGCCGACCACGTCGACACCGCTGCCGTCGATCCAGTCGATCCAGCGCTGCGCCTCGTCCTCGGCCCAGTCGAAGCGCTCGGGGGGCAGCCGCACCGGCGGGGAGGAGCGGCGGACCAGCTGGTCCTGGGCGAGCAGCTGCCGGATCAGCTCGTCGTACTCCGCCTCGCGACGGGTGGCGCGCTTGATCCGCCGGTTGAGCTGCCGGACCACCTGGGTCTCGGCGATGCCCAGGGACCGGTTGGCGCGGTCGCTGTCCTGCGGGGCCCAGGCCGGGTCGACGCCGGTGGCGCGGCAGAAGCGCTCCCACAGCGAGTCGCCCCGGCTGCCCGGGGCGGGGACGGTCAGCACGTGCACCCGCT is a window encoding:
- a CDS encoding Fpg/Nei family DNA glycosylase, whose translation is MPELPEVEALALDLRGRLRDHAIAQVQLAAFSALKTFDPPISALEGTLVDDVTRHGKFLDIDASGLHLVLHLARAGWVRWRDELPTTPPRPSNKSPLAARVVLEDRSGLDITEAGTRKSLAMYVVRDPLDVPGIATLGPDPLTDDFTLEMLREILQREGRKQIKGVLRHQGTIAGIGNAYSDELLHAARMSPFKPANSLDETELQTLYAAIRDVLGAAVDRSRGLAASELKGEKKSHLAVHGRTGQPCPVCGDTVREVSFADSSLQYCPTCQTGGKPLADRRLSRLLK
- a CDS encoding cation diffusion facilitator family transporter codes for the protein MLRSDPHHDHEHDHVHAHDEGGGHGHEHGHQHGHGLLGHLRELFGGHSHDSADAVDDALEGSAEGIRAVRTSLVVLGVTAILQAVLFGLTGSVALLADTIHNVADALTAVPLWVAFVLAGRSANRRYTYGYGRAEDLAGVFIVAMIALSAVLAGWESLRRLADPQPLADPWVVMVAGLVGFAGNEAVAAYRIRVGRKIGSAALEADGVHARTDGFTSLAVVLGALGALAGWDWADPLVGVLITVAIVAVLRGAARDIYRRLMDAVEPELADRAEDVLAGTPGVVAVPDLRLRWVGHRVRAEATIAVASDLSLREADEVAVEAAARLRTGVPKLVASTVQVRPASGTPTA
- a CDS encoding ArsR/SmtB family transcription factor, with the translated sequence MGHSRDDVPRRLDAAVARQVATTLQALATPSRVLILSTLRGGPCTVREITEAVGMAQPAVSHQLRLLRNLGLVVGDRHGRHVVYQLHDDHVAELIDQAVHHAEHVRLGSVDRSRVGGPPPVP
- a CDS encoding rhodanese-like domain-containing protein; the protein is MHQIPTVSVDGVPDPLPPGLVVLDVREPVEWEHGHIDGALHIPLMQLPQRFSELPEGQALVVCKIGGRSAQAVGYLVQQGIDAVNLDGGMIGWAEAGRAMVSETGQRPHVV
- a CDS encoding cold-shock protein, translating into MTSLGQVRFWRDADGWGVIDSDATPGGCWAHFSSVLVAGYKSLRTGQRVRFAFETAEQDGYAFRTVEAWPADQAPVRTTQEASGPSAAYRSTLTLAFDDEDEGSS
- a CDS encoding lanthionine synthetase LanC family protein, coding for MTTDAHREVAEAAWMWVLDHVREEEGPWLPVSVTDGWQDAGPAADRDCLYAGIAGLAPVLSEIAQSRPLTVAERRLAVRIVDRLSAKAATRTEASLYDGLAGDATALRMLAPAHAPIALHRLAELMTLDGWVTTLIEDAPERFLTDVVTGTAGVVMAATWVGGDEAESIALTGCDALLEAADRTVGLDWGSWPGAPSRGPNYSHGTAGIASALAVAGATYGRADLVEAAVLGAKHLLAVGRLDDGGFVVPHTIPPSKREVEPTTYNWCHGPTGTSHLFAALAHAGVTEVNGLGVHDLRRRCLRSVLDSGVPQRLRPGFWDNDGRCCGTAGVGDVLLDAAQDAPDAVDAAALLAAARAMGDALVERSIRVGDRSFWRFVEHRHEPPLLPPGTSWMQGAAGIAAFLFRLARVIDNGLDAPVIDRPDEWWAVPAGVRCSSAPAGFLDAF
- a CDS encoding putative quinol monooxygenase translates to MIYITVKKKLKPGTADAYLAASQTYTDATRAEPGNKFYEHYRSVDDPDTILTIEAFDDAAAGEAHVNSEHFQQGVDGSAKQYIAERPDILYIDLPDREGWDKMSEF
- the aat gene encoding leucyl/phenylalanyl-tRNA--protein transferase, giving the protein MRTPVEPPASAWSFGDPTDYDPLDDLVAIGADLEPGTLLAAYRRGLFPMPSGTPGDPAYWFCPVRRGVLPLDGLVVSRSLRRALRDFEIRVDTAFDEVVAGCADPTRESGWIDHDIRRAYRRLHELGWAHSVEAWQDGRLVGGLYGVALGGLFAGESMFHRVRDASKVALVGLVGLLRDEHAGDRVLDVQWQTPHLASLGVVEISRTAYLRRLGRALEVPTPAGFARPGPAGG
- a CDS encoding EcsC family protein is translated as MSVSGNIGKRLAPHLTKTVPGLTTSFVREALHRAIAGVGPLPPAAAAADKQLAEQRGDRQRAVHEVIENHVRYAGVQGFATNLGGVVTAAFAMPANIAGVAMLQCRMIAGIGHLRGYDLDDPRTRNALLACLLGEDQVDQLVRKRRLPAPPMAIATAPTHDPDLDLLISAEVAGELIRRVAGKRLATTVGRRVPVVGGVVGAGVDGYATWRIGRYADRELLPRAIR